A stretch of DNA from Globicephala melas chromosome 19, mGloMel1.2, whole genome shotgun sequence:
TCAGGGAGGCAGTGGCCTTCGTGGGCCTCGGAGGGGAATCTGGCTCTGAATGTTGCTTTTACCCACACGACAACCCTGTGAGGTGTGGCTGTTGTTACAGTCTGTTTTAAGGTAAggaaacaagggacttccctggttgcgcagtggttacagatccgcctgccaatgcaggggacacgggttcgagccctggtccgggaagatcccacatgccaaggagcacttaagcccgtgcaccacaactactgaacctgtgctctagagccctcgagccacaactactgagcccacgtgccccagctgctgagcccacgtgcctagagcccgtgctccacaagagtagcccccactcgccgcaactagagagagcctgcgtgtagtaatgaagacccaacgcagccaaaaaaataaataaaattcaagaaagagggcttccctggtggcgcagtggttgggggtctgcctgccgatgcagggggcgcgggttcatgccccggtccgggaggatcctgcgtgctgagcaactaggcccgtgagccatggctgctgagcctgcgtatcgggagcctgtgctccgcggtgggggaggccacagcagtgagaggcccgcataccacaaaaaaaaaaaaaaaaaaaaaaagaagaagggaagggaacaaGCTCAGAAGCCAGTTATCCACCAGAGGTCACCAGCTAGTTAagtggtggagcacgggccccACTCAAGAGTCCagacccagggacttccctggccgtccagcaGTTAAGATTCCACGCGTCCACTGCAGGGCGCACGgcttcgatccctagttggggatcccgcgtgccacttggtgcggccaaaaaaaaaggtccaGACCCAGAGCCCTCACTGTGCAGACAAACACTGGAGGTGCCAGCGCATTCTGGACCTCGGGTCCCTGTCTGTGAAAGGAAGTGGCCAAGGCCTCTTGGTTCTCTCTCAGGGGTGATAGCACCCCCTGAGGGGCTTTTGGAAATGGGTGTATTTTCAGTTCTGATTTGACTGATCCCCACCCTCCCATTCAGGGGTCAGGAGCCAAGATCACGCTAGCATCCAGCAAGGCATAACGTCCCCACAGGTGGGCCACGTGGCTGCCAGGTCCTGTGTGCCACTGACGTGTAGGGTTTTATGACACATCTGGGGGCCCTGTGCTGCACACTCCACATGCTTAAACTGGCCCACACGGTGCCCACAATTGCCCCTTTGAGCAGGTGTCATTTTCATCCCCAGTAAACAAGAAGGAAATGCATAAATATCTTTACCTTGAAGTTACACTCCGTGAAGACACGCAGGAGAGCACAAACGGAatagtgttttcttctaagaagtaCGATTAAATGGCATTAAGTGGAATGAAAAAAACTAAACCCCTCTCACTTTATTACTTGGTAATATCAGGCTCCGTTTAATGTACCTCTGATAAGCTCAGAACAGGGCTGTTTTGCCTGCCAGAGTGCCAGCACTTTGAGGCCTGAAGGCCCCATCCCTCCCAATCTCAGGCTATGTGATGGGGCTGTCTCCTAGCCCGGGTGGGCCACTGAGAGGGTGCCTGGGAAAGAGGACCTTTGGGGTACCAGAGCTGCCTGCTCCATTCTCCTCCCCCGCGAGGCGGAGCCTGTGCAGTGAAGCCAAGAGATGGGGAGACCAGACTATTTTATCTGAGGCCCTCAATCCAGTTCTCCCTCAGCTTCCCTTTTGTTGTGTAAGGCAGTCTGAGTTGGATTTTGCCATTTGATGGCGAAGGAGCTCTGGGGGAGGCTGCTGTTTACACTGTGTGACTCATTTAGTCTTCAGAACTGCTCCAGGTGTGGGAGAAATtagtcccattttgcagatgaggaaaagtgaggctcagaagGTACGTGGGCAGAGGTTACACAGTGAACTTGGAGGAGGAAGGCCTTGGAACCTGGCTTTCTCTAATTCTCTACCTATCACCCACGTTGTGAAGAGAATATTCTGCAATTTGGAAGCCCGCCGAGCTTCCTCGGATTCCCTCTTCACTGGCTCTGAGGTGTCCGGAAGCACCCCGGGGGGCACCCTGTCACTCCGGCCCGTCCCTTCCGCCTTCCCACACAGACTGACACAGGTTTGGCGGCAGGAGTGTCTGGTGTTTAATCGCTGTTTGCGGCCTCCAGGAAGGGgggtgcgggggagggggagaaccGACTCACTCCCCGTTTTTGGACGTTGctgccgccgcagccgccgccgcctcaTCCACCTGGATTCTCCACTCCGACCGCGGACGCGCTGGGCGGCCGGCCCCTGGGTTCACAGTGGGGACCGCAGGGGCAACTAGGGCGGGTCCCGGGAGGCGAGGTAGGCGGCCAGGGTAACCAGGGCGGCCGCGTACGTGCACACGCCCAGCCCGACGGCCAGGACCCCCAGCAGGAAGGCGCGGCGGGAGGCGGCCCCTGCCCCCTGGACGTCCCCCTTGGCCCAAGCCTTGTTGGTCTGTGGAGGCGTTGGGCAGCGGTGACTCAGGTATCCCCTCATCCCACCCTGCTTCCCGCAGCccgacccctcccccacccaacacACCCACGTATTCATTCATATGTTCCAAAAACATAGGGAGCAGCTACTGTGGGTCAGGCACAGTTGGGCACTGGGGATACTGGGTGATTAatgaaaatatgcatatattactATATGCCACAGTTCTAACTCGCTGAGCCTCACAATGACCCTGAGGCAGAAATtatttgttcccattttacagatgaggaaaatgaggcaccaGGAGTTTAAGTGGCTTGCCCACAACCTTACCAGAGGGTGGCAGGCCTAGGATTGGAGCTCAGGTTCTTAACCACCACTCTGGGCTGccctctgtgaaaaatgcctcaTTTTACCCCTGAATGTTTCTATGTAAATCCTTtctccatcactttttttttcccccccaagcaggcctcctctttttttcttttctttcgaATGCACTTTTCTCTTCTCTATCCAACCCCCTCCCAGCTCCACCCACAGACTGACCTTCTGGGCCAGGCAGAAGGCAGCAATGCCCACGGGCCAGAAACAGCACAGCATGGAGAAGAGAGCCAAGCCAAGGTGGTCGTGGGGtaggagtggggagagaggccGCCCCCATCCCAGTCCGAGTCACTGTCACTGGATGACACATCCTATGGGCAGGAGACAGCCTAAGTGGTCATCTCCACCCATCCTCCTTGCCCCACTGCTCCACTCCCCGTGCCCCCAAAGGCaccaagagagaaaaatgttCCAAGAGGTAGGCCCTTCACTTGCCCACATCCTGGATCCCTCTGACGGGAAGCTCTGGACCCTGTCTCCAGAGAAAAGCCTCACCCACACTCAAAAGCTCTGAGTTCAGTTTCAAGCTCACAGGTCCACTCATGGATACTACAGCCGCTTATAAGCTCTGAGTTAAAAACCGCTGAAGTGGAGACAGAAACCAATGGTGACTGGAACCTGCAAAAAGATGGCGATTAGGGGAGCCAGCTCTGGTGGCCTAAATTACTAGGACAAACCTGCCTGCTGAAACTACAGGTTCtaggttaaaaatatatatttttaaatcttgcaTCAAATAGCTCACAAGACTTTAAGGAGTTACTGTAAAGCCAAAACTGAAGTGAAAATCAAGGTTAATTTAACAGAGAGGTCAAATGAACAGAGAAGGCCCCTTCCGCCCTGCAGGCATTTACCAATCCCATTTACCAATCCCTGAATGAAAAATTAACCTTTCGTTCAGACCTTGAACTAGATTAAAAATGATCTTTCACTGGTAGTACCCCCAGACAGCTGACAAAAGCAAACCAAATCCTCTCCTGAGGAAGGTACTTTCATTCTAGGCCTcaaaacaatttttcaaataCAGTGACCAGCGTGCAAAGATAACCAGGCAGACAGGAACCATGGAGGAGAGCTAGGTAATAAGGCCCTCGAGGTCTTCAACTAATGGGATTCTTTGACACAAACCATGTCAAAGTGAAGCTTACTGCCACAGTGGGGCAGACCGTGTTTCCCAAGATGGCCACAcccatctctcccctcccacatGCTCTTCTTACTGTGTGACTGATAATCTCATCAGGGGTGAGGTCTATGTCCACTTTCCTTGAGTCTGGGAAGGCTATGATTCATCTGTAATTGATAGAATGTGGTGGAAGTAATGCAACGCGACTTGCAAGCATAAGTCAGAAAAGGTGAGGCAGCTTCTGCTTTGCTGAAACACTCCTGCCGGAGGCTGGAGGCACATAAGGAGTCTTGGCTGCCCTGAAGGCGCTGTGCTGTAAGCCCAAACCAGCCCACGTGGGGAGACTCCTGCAGAAGCCCTGAGACTACATTAAGAGAGAGTTTAGTCAACCAGACCCCAGCTGCTTCAGACCCTGACTGTTCCAGCTCTAGCCACTGGCTGACCGCAACCTCATGAAAGACCCTGAGGCAGAACCACCCAAGTCCTTCCCAAGTTCCCAACCCATGGAAACCATGAGCCATGATAatgattgttgttgttttaagctactaagctTTGGGGTGACTTCTTATGTGGCAATAGCAACTGGAAAACCATGTTTAGCAGATAAAAGACAAGCTTGACAAAATGCACAAGgaataagaaattataaaaaatggcATTAattggaaaagagagagagagagagaccagggcaaacagaggcacagagatgcATTGGCTTTGGAAAGACATGGACTGATAGAGAACAGGGGGGTCAGAAATCAGAGGGAAGACAAACAGACACAAAGGGAACAAAGATGAGAGATGAATCTGgagagaaaaaggtaaagaagCCAGGGGGGATGGAGAACAGGAAAAACCACACCTGGAAACCCAGGAAGGCCAAACGCAGTTGCGAAGTGAGACTCCAGGCCAGCAGCTGGCAGCTGGAGTTGGCCAGCAGCCTGCCGGATGTTGGCCACAGCTGGATtcacctccagccccctcccccagctcccactAAGGAGCCTACCTTAGTGGTCCTGCTCCTACCTCAAGGTCGGGGAGCCCTGGCTCCCCCAGTACAGCACTCACAGAAGGAAGAGATGGTGGCAGGAACTGCCAACCCCTCAGTGATTCTGCAAAGGCTGTCTCTCGAAAGGGAGGCCCTGGCTCAGGCTCACCAGGCTTCTGGACAGGGGGCTCACCGCCTACACCCACCAGCAGAGGCTGTTGGAGATCTGGAAGACTGGGGTTGTCCATGGCTCGGGAGAGGCTCCCAGAGGGGCTTCCTAGGagtaggggaaagaaaaagacaagttgTAGAAGTCTCACTTTTATCTTTTCCCTGAGTCCTGGCTTTGGAGAGACTCCAGGCAAAGACAAGGTAGCTGAACCATCCtcagacccattttacagatagtaaaaccgaggcccagagagtaACAGAGGTTGGTCCAAGTTGTGAAGAGAACTCAGGACTCTGGACATTCAGTTCCAGGCTTCTCTCTCCTCAGGCAAAAACCACACACCTGTTGCACATTTATTCCAAACCATGCCTTACACACTTACTTGGCCCATGAACTACACACCCATCCTGGGTTGACACTCTCATCCCTCTCCCCCACACCCAACCCCAATGATGCTTAGTTCACACACCGCCTGTGCCCCCAAGCCTGCACACTCTCAATACCTACCACACATACCCATCCAGGCAAGCCCAGTCCCCACCTCCACCTGTGCACATTCACATCCCAAGGGACTGTTTGCCTACTTGCCCCAAACAACACGAGCTCCCAACGGTCTTACTCACTCACCCTAAATAACTCCTTGCACATTCATCCTAATCCCCCCAGCATCAGATTCTCCCCAGAGGCACATATATGTACAGGCTTCCCACACATGCAGCCTGGACACTCTCCCCCGTCCGCATCACTTCCCTTGCACATCTGCCCAAACACCCGGGGCCACACACCCCTCTCTTTCTCCACCCACATGCATGGCCCACACTCACCCGCTCCGCTGACACCTCCTGTTTTACCACAATCCACCTTTGCACACTTCCCCCATAACACCACCAACCCACCACACAACTCAACCACGGAGACTATTCTCGCCCTCACAGTCCCCCTGCGGGGGTCCCCAAGTCTCCCGCCCTCAGTCCAAACCTGGCTTGAGCCGATTTCCTGGCCAAGGTTTTGCCTCCCTGTCCCCAGCGCCAGGACCCGGGAGAAGAGCGGTGCCCCCCCAGCTGCGCCTCTCACAGCCCACGGCTATAGGCCGGGACCTCCTGGGCTCTCCGCACCGACACCCTCCCCGATTCTGCCGCTCAGGGTGGGGGAACTCAGTGAGTCCCGCGCTCCTAGGGGTCTGGGCCTCGGGGTACGGGGTCTGAGAGCTCCGCTGCGCGCCCCTCTCAGCGCCCCGGGCCCGCGGCGCGCAGGGGCGGGGCGGTGGGCTCCCGGGCTCCGCCCTCAGAGGAGGCCGCGGTGGGCGGGcgggcgcggggggggggggggaatggggCCTTGAAGGCCGACGTCAGCACCAGGCGCTGGTCTTTGCCATCCCGGGTGCGGAGGAGCAGGCGGAGGTCTCCGAGGTCAGCGGGCCCTGACATCCCGAACCCAGACCCAAACGCTGCAGGACGGAGGACGGGGCGCCCCGATTCTCCAGAGCCTTCCTGGCTTGGCCCTGCTTCCACCCCACTGCCCTCCCCCGTCCCCAACAGTAAAAACAGCAACCCCGGCTAACTGTGGGCACGGTTCTTAGTGCTTTACATGTACACGTACACGTTTATTCCCGAGAACGACCTAAGAGGCACTATCATTGATTGTCTTGTCGTGCCCAGGACGAAACGGGCACAGAGAGTTAGAACTTGCCTAAAAGCGTGCCGCCGGGTCACTGAGTGCAGCCTACGTCCGGCGCGGGGGTTAGATACCCTAAGTTCATCAACGCACGGACTCCTCTCAGTAGCTCTATTTCTATCCCTATTGGgcagttaaggaaactgaggctcagagatgtgtgCTCACTTGGCCAAGGTAAACGACTGGTACTAGGACCGACCCGCAGATTGTAACCCAGGGCTGTATTTCTTGCCGGCCCCAGTGGAGGGGAGAAAGCAGAGGCAGAAGGTGCGACGGGGGCTTCCAGGGAAAGGGGCGGTGCTGGGAGTGGGCCTGGGATGGCGTGCTGCTTAGCAGGTGGTACAGGTGGTGGTTATGAGTCAGTGTTTGGACCCACACAGACCTGAGTTCCTTTACAGGCTCTTCAAAGCGctcgctgtgtgacctctggAAAATGGCATCACCTCTCTGAActccaatttcttcatctgtgaaatagcgTAAATACCCCCTGCCTCTTAGCTGTGATaacatatataaagcacttagattAGGTGCCATAACAAATGTCCAACATTTGCCCCAAACTAGGCACTCTGAACGTGTTTGATGGTGTTTAGGAATATAATTGTTTACATCCGTCTTCATCAGTCTAATTAAGGAACTCTTCTCGCCCAGCAGTCCTCCACCTCCTTCAGGGAGGCCACCCAgcttgcactggcttctctttctcAGAAGCCCTCCATCTCACCAGTCCCAGACAGCCAAACTGGAGGATTCCCTTCCTGATGTGGGGCAGGCCAGCGTTCCCTCGCTCCAGGGCTCTGGGACTCCGTGCCAAGAGTCCAGACGCTGAAGCTGGTACAGGCCCCACTCCTGGGGAGAACAGACGGTGTCTGGAAGTGACCTTGGCTCAGCCAGAGTTTCTGGCAGACAACAGGCAGGGAGACCCACAGGAGCATAGATGAGAAGGAGAGGGGGCAGAACTGTTTAATGGGGAGAGACATCCTTGTTACTCTGTATCTCCTTAACCTCGATCTTATCACTATGAAACATATTACACATTTCTGCTGGTTTGAATCCTCCCACCAGTGCCAGCTCCAGCGTGGCTGGGATTTGATctcttttgtttactgctgtgcctcagggcctagaacagtgcctggccccaAGCAGGACTTTGATACATATTTGTAGGGTGAGGGCATGAATTCTCACCAGCCTCAGTTTTTTTACCAAATCCCTGAGCAATGTGGGTCCCTTCGACCCCCTAGGCCACCGTAGAGATTTATTCACTTCCAACAGATCTCTCTGGCCACCATCAGCCTCGTACAgtctccccaccccttccaggATGTCACTAGAGGCCCAGGCCTCTTGGGGTTTGTGATGGTCCTGGAATATTAAACACAAAATTCCAGCCAGGATCATCAACAGAAGCCTAAACCACTGAGTGAAAGTTTGatgaggaacaggatatttaTTTAGTCTCAAAGTACCCTCCCACAGATTACTTATtaactacaaaggaaaaaaatagtattaaCGGACAACACCAGCAGACACCACCTAAAACCAGGTGATagaagttaacatcaccagtatcGGGACAAATGAACATCGTGTGCCTCCTGATATACACTGAAAAGGACACAACATCATTTCTGTGGTGTTTTTCTGCCAAAAATGCATCATCCGAAttgaatcatgagaaaacatgggTCAAAGCCCAACTGAGGGACACTCTATAAAGTACTTGgtctgtacactttaaaaatgtcagtgtcatgaaaaccaaaacaataacaaaaatttaaaagctggCAGCCAGTTCTAGATTAAAGGTGACTAAAGAaacatgacagggcttccctggtggcgcagtggttgagagtcggcctgccgatgcaggggacgcgggttcgtgccccggtccgggaagatctcacatgccgcggagcggctaggcccgtgagccatggccgctgagcctgcgcgtccggagcctgtgctccgcaacgggagaggccacaacagtgagaggcccgcgtaccgggaaaaaaaaaaaaaaaaaagaaacatgacaaCTAAACAAAGTGTGATCCCGGATGGAAAGCAGATGGTGACAAGGTATGTTATTGGGACAATGGGAGAAATTTGAATATAAACTATAAATTAGATGATAGTTTTCTATCAATCTTAAACTGATACTTGGGGAAATGTTAAACTGGTATTATGGTTATATAGGAGAATCCCCTTGTTCTTAGGAGAATTTTACTAATATAATGTTACGAATTATATTTACGAATATAATATatttgcatatgtgtgtatatgtgtgtgtgtgtgtgtgtgtatgcagaaAAGCAAGCAAAAGAATTGAACAAAActtcacagaaagaggaaatccAAGGGAGAGaggaacatttaaaaagttactCAACTAatcattaggtaaatgcaaattaaaatcacagtgcgATACCAATatacacccaccagaatggctaaatgaaagaagacacCACCaggaagtgttggtgaggatatagagtggggaaactctcatacactgctggtgggcatCCAAATTGGTCCAACCACTAGGCAAACTGTTGGGCAGTTTCTACTATAGCTGAATGtatcctatgacccagcaattgcagtCCAATCAGATATGAACATATGtccaccaaaaaacaaattcccatcaacagatggataaaGTGTAGCATCTTCACACAGAGGAAACTATATAGCAATGAGAATGAAAGAGCTACAGCCACATGCAATAGCATGGGATGAATTTCACAAACAAAACACTAagcagggattccctggtggcgcagtggttgagagtccgcctgccgatgcagaggatacgggttcgtgccccggtccgggaagatcccacatgccgcggagcggctgggccatggccactaagcctgcgcgtccggagcctgtgctccgcaacggaagaggccacagcagtgagaggcccgcgtaccgcaaaaaaaaaaaaaaaaaaaaaaacaccgagCAAAAGACAGCAGACACAAAACAATGCATATTGcgagatttcatttatataaagtacaaaaacaggcaaaattaatccaTATTATTAGAAGTCCAGTTAGTGGTTTCCTTTGGGGGCATCCTGGAACAGGCATGAAGGGCATCCTGGAGGGGCTGGTCATGTTCTTTTCATGAAGTGAGTTCTGGTTACCAGGTGTGTTCAGTTTATGAAATTTAATTCAGCTGTTCActtatgatttgtgcacttttctgtacacttcaaaacatttatttttgaaaaagagcgAGTTAGATCTAAAGATATGGATAACTTTCCAAGATGTATCACTGAGTGAAAAATGCAagatgtgggaattccctggtagtccagtggttaggactcagcactttcactgccgacggcctgggttcaatccctgtcagggaactaagatcccacaagctgtgcagcgccgccaaaaaaaaaaaaagcaagatgtaAAAGAATATGAACAGTCATTCTGTTAATCAGTACAgcacttcctcaaaaaattaaaaacagaattatcatatgactcagcaattccacttctgggtgtatacccaaaagaactgaaatcagggtcttttttttaaataaatttaataaattttaaaaataaatttatttatttattttgggctgtgttgggtcttcgttgctgtgtgtgggctttctctagttgtggtgaagggggtgctactcttcattgcagtgtgcgtgcttctcactgtggtggcttctcttgttgcggagatgggctctaggcgcgcaggcttcagtagttgtggcatgcaggttcagtagttgtggcacgtgggcttcagtagttgtggcacgtgggcttcagtagttgtggcacgcgggctctagaatgcaggctcagtagttgtggtgcatgggcttagttactctgcggcatgtgggatcttcccagaccagggatcgaacccacgtcccctgcgttggcagggcgattcttaaccactgtgccaccagggaagtcctgaaagcaTGGTCTTGAAGAGACatgtgtacacccatgttcatagcagcgttattcacaatagccaaaaggtggaagcaacccaactgtacatcgacagatgaatggataaagcaaatggggtgtatatataaaatgggatattatttagccttaaaaaggaaggaaattctttgATGACCATTttgtagtgtatagaaatactgaatcattatgttgtgcacctggaactaacatgGTGTTGTAGGTCAATcatacttcaaaataaataaataaaaattgtcatataattaaaaacaacaaaaaaggaaattctgacatgcaCTACAGCATGGATGatccttgaggacattatgctaaattattctaaatgaaataagccagtaataaaaggacaaataatgaTTCTACTCAGATGGggcacctagagtagtcaaattcatagaaatagaaagtaaataggtggtttccaggggctagaggaagggagggatggggagtttttgtttaatgggtacagagtttcagttttgcaagatgaaaggaGTTCTAGAGATCGGTTGCACAAttatgtgaatgtacttaatgccactgaattgtacgcgtaaagatggttaaaatggtaaattgtatgttatgtgtattttatcacaattttaaaaactttaagaataaaaagtacagggacttccctggtggcgcagtggttaagaatccgcctgccaatgcaggggacatgggttccagccctggtctgggaagatgccacatgccgcggaacaactaagcctgtgcgccacagctactgagcctgtgctctagagcctgtgagccacaactactgaagcccgcgcgtctagagcccgtgctcggcaacaagagaagccaccacaatgagaggcccgcacactgcaactaagagtagcccccgctcaccgcaactagagaaagcccgcacgcagcaacgaagacccaacacagccaaaaataaataattaagatcaataaattttttaaaaaagaataaaaagtacataaatatTCAGTGTGCTTCtcgtaaaaaaatgtaaaatatgccaTTTCAGTAACAACAACATAAACAATAAAAACCATcaataataacaaacatttatagtgcttcttatgtgccaggccctgctctgaTTTCATTAGGCATTTGTATTCGT
This window harbors:
- the TMEM91 gene encoding LOW QUALITY PROTEIN: transmembrane protein 91 (The sequence of the model RefSeq protein was modified relative to this genomic sequence to represent the inferred CDS: inserted 1 base in 1 codon) — encoded protein: MDNPSLPDLQQPLLVGVGGEPPVQKPGEPEPGPPFRETAFAESLRGWQFLPPSLPSVSAVLGEPGLPDLEDVSSSDSDSDWDGGGXLSPLLPHDHLGLALFSMLCCFWPVGIAAFCLAQKTNKAWAKGDVQGAGAASRRAFLLGVLAVGLGVCTYAAALVTLAAYLASRDPP